A window from Littorina saxatilis isolate snail1 linkage group LG9, US_GU_Lsax_2.0, whole genome shotgun sequence encodes these proteins:
- the LOC138976158 gene encoding uncharacterized protein, producing MATGFPPIADRRGSFPGFVDNVPIQDKVRHINHELTVLKQRIERIERSPDAQSARIKELEESKKEVTKLKSLLQEIQKELKVRDAEIDKLKAKSEDDEQKIKELRKEVEELQKTLVEKEKQIERLQEELHVTRKELKDYKKTNDQKVDTLAEEVNKLTAFITRSFQNVQATEPSDPSAVTGPAGQRFPQEHHEEQPPPLQRPQQSQQQPQQSSPQPQQPQIKPSQGLPGTSGGHHGRSDQPPRTSKSSLECHHSPQRDRLQKQKDQASAQPNTPRATPRVGTFPINGPGDQPHSRFLPGQKKV from the exons GACAAGGTCAGGCACATCAACCACGAGCTGACTGTGCTCAAACAGAGGATCGAGCGGATTGAACGCTCCCCGGATGCACAGTCCGCCAGGATCAAAGAG CTGGAAGAATCAAAGAAGGAGGTGACCAAGTTGAAAAGTCTGCTTCAAGAAATCCAGAAAGAACTCAAGGTCAGGGATGCAGAGATCGACAAACTGAAAGCAAAAAGTGAAGACGACGAACAGAAAATCAAAGAGCTGCGG AAAGAAGTAGAAGAGCTACAGAAAACACTggtagaaaaagaaaaacaaatcgaaCGGCTACAAGAAGAGCTTCACGTCACAAGAAAGGAACTCAAGGACTACAAAAAAACCAACGACCAAAAAGTGGACACCCTGGCAGAGGAAGTCAACAAGCTGACTGCGTTCATAACAAGAAGTTTTCAAAACGTCCAAGCCACCGAGCCATCCGATCCTTCAGCCGTTACAGGACCGGCCGGACAACGCTTCCCACAAGAGCACCACGAAGAACAACCGCCTCCACTACAACGTCCACAGCAGagtcaacaacaaccacaacagagCAGTCCGCAACCACAGCAGCCTCAGATCAAGCCATCACAGGGCTTACCGGGGACGTCGGGGGGTCATCATGGACGTAGCGACCAGCCTCCTCGCACTTCGAAAAGTTCCTTAGAGTGTCACCACTCGCCCCAGAGGGACAGGCTTCAGAAGCAGAAAGACCAGGCCAGTGCACAACCAAACACACCACGAGCAACACCAAGAGTGGGAACCTTTCCCATTAACGGACCAGGAGATCAGCCGCACAGTAGGTTTTTACCTGGTCAAAAAAAagtgtga